In Colletotrichum higginsianum IMI 349063 chromosome 3, whole genome shotgun sequence, a genomic segment contains:
- a CDS encoding EC89 protein: MQFLTAILAFAAVAAAAPAASPEPGAPYEAPSPCGPGGEMYWSVADDGGGGGWGCLSNGAGGCREYYWNTVPPYWSCWMGGKD; encoded by the exons ATGCAATTCCTCACTGCAATTCTGGCATTTGCCGCAGTTGCAGCTGCCGCGCCTGCTGCTTCACCTGAGCCAGGTGCCCCATATGAGGCTCCGAGCCCATGCGGTCCCGGAGGTGAAATGTACTGGTCTGtggctgatgatggtggcggtggaggaTGGGGC TGCCTCTCGAACGGAGCTGGAGGCTGCAGAGAATACTACTGGAATACAGTTCCTCCCTACTGGAGC TGTTGGATGGGAGGCAAGGATTAA